In Clupea harengus chromosome 25, Ch_v2.0.2, whole genome shotgun sequence, one genomic interval encodes:
- the LOC116219545 gene encoding NACHT, LRR and PYD domains-containing protein 1 homolog, which translates to MSVEVLDKLRDKGEDACQKFIVLLKQQCVLDQYPRLRDIFPGIRQGSGVSAPATPPQDPDHISKINEYKTSICSTYKKVKEYNSGPGENVLLADRYTELLIVETHRKQREREEEIRFRGEDHQQVLKTRASEAYRRITVDQLFKRDDVGDVPKAVILQGHSGHGKSFTAQKIMYDWASGKVFKDLFHLVVHLKCKELNDISEECSLVDLLSYCPSFTSETAEVLKDSKRKVLFLIDGFDELKFSFEKTSTVPPKDPFTKAPVEATLSALLKGLVLPKCFLLVTTRSTASDNLSKLLSDSQRFTDILGFTEEGVNEYFQRFFKEELLAKKAFDCVRTNETLYTACSIPVICWITCTVFREQEEEGMDITKELETPTSIFVHFVSTLLEHHCQGLSQPETLLRSLGQLAERGLQKHQVLFDEKSLSEAFPDPSQATKYNPFLCKFLLKRKVKQERLYSFMHLSFQEFFAACQYLMLENEEEALKKLQELFRNFGYFKAVVQFLFGLSNRSIDTHLIKQSRPSIKAHLQEWLLSVLRIQEDIQSGIMGMDKLPLLHCLYELHEEEFVRRAMGVWGKIKFDRIPLTRTDCWVLLYCLKCCSTIRSLELTGCNNITAEKLRMLQPALSRCKELRLTVERLSDADVGVLISALGEGKILAVMRLQDNSSPPSSLSVYKDSRGLRLDVKPLLPSIIC; encoded by the exons ATGTCTGTTGAAGTGCTGGATAAACTGAGAGACAAGGGGGAAGACGCCTGTCAGAAGTTCATAGTCTTGCtgaagcagcagtgtgtgttggaCCAATATCCAAGACTGAGAGATATTTTCCCAGGTATCAGACAAg GTTCTGGGGTTTCTGCTCCGGCAACACCACCACAGGACCCTG ATCATATctccaaaataaatgaatacaagacATCCATCTGCTCCACATATAAAAAAGTGAAGGAGTATAACTCTGGACCTGGTGAGAATGTGCTGCTGGCTGACCGCTACACTGAGCTGCTGATCgttgagacacacagaaagcagagagaaagagaggaggagatccgTTTTAGAGGAGAAGATCACCAGCAGGTCTTAAAAACCAGGGCCAGTGAAGCGTACAGAAGAATCACTGTTGACCAGTTGTTCAAACGCGATGACGTTGGAGATGTTCCAAAGGCAGTCATTCTCCAGGGCCACTCTGGACATGGCAAATCCTTCACTGCTCAGAAGATCATGTACGACTGGGCCTCAGGAAAAGTATTCAAAGACCTGTTCCACCTTGTTGTTCACCTTAAATGCAAAGAGCTTAATGACATCTCAGAGGAATGCAGTCTGGTGGATCTCCTAAGCTACTGTCCAAGCTTCACCAgtgagacagcagaggtgctgaaGGACTCAAAAAGGAAAGTGCTCTTCCTCATTGATGGCTTTGATGAGCTCAAGTTCTCATTTGAGAAAACTAGCACAGTGCCACCTAAAGACCCATTCACAAAAGCTCCTGTTGAGGCCACTCTGAGTGCTCTGCTGAAGGGGCTGGTCCTGCCTAAGTGCTTCCTGCTGGTCACCACCAGGTCCACTGCTTCAGACAACCTGAGCAAGCTGCTCAGTGATTCTCAGCGTTTCACTGACATCCTAGGCTTCACTGAGGAGGGGGTGAATGAGTACTTCCAGAGGTTTTTCAAAGAAGAGCTGCTAGCAAAGAAAGCATTCGACTGTGTGAGGACCAACGAGACTTTGTATACTGCCTGCTCCATCCCCGTCATCTGCTGGATCACCTGCACAGTTTTCAGggagcaagaagaagaaggcatGGACATCACTAAGGAACTAGAAACACCCACCTCTATATTTGTGCACTTTGTGTCCACTCTGCTGGAGCATCACTGCCAGGGTTTGAGTCAGCCTGAAACACTGCTGAGGAGCCTGGGCcagctggcagagagagggttACAGAAACATCAGGTCCTGTTTGATGAGAAGAGTTTGTCTGAGGCTTTCCCTGATCCATCACAAGCAACCAAATACAATCCTTTCCTCTGCAAATTCTTGCTAAAGAGGAAGGTCAAACAGGAAAGATTGTACAGTTTCATGCATCTGAGCTTCCAGGAGTTCTTCGCTGCTTGCCAGTATCTGATGttggagaatgaggaagaggctCTTAAAAAACTACAGGAGTTGTTTAGAAACTTTGGATATTTTAAAGCTGTTGTTCAATTCCTTTTTGGGCTTTCAAACAGAAGCATTGACACACACCTGATAAAGCAGTCCAGGCCATCCATTAAAGCTCATCTGCAGGAGTGGCTTTTAAGTGTTTTGCGAATACAGGAGGATATTCAAAGTGGCATAATGGGTATGGATAAGCTGCCTCTACTCCATTGTCTCTATGAGCTCCACGAAGAGGAGTTTGTAAGGAGAGCCATGGGAGTCTGGGGTAAGATCAAGTTCGACCGCATTCCCCTGACGAGGACAGACTGCTGGGTGCTGCTGTACTGCCTTAAGTGTTGCTCGACCATCAGAAGCCTGGAGCTCACGGGGTGCAACAACATAACAGCAGAGAAGCTGAGGATGCTGCAGCCTGCACTGAGCAGGTGTAAGGagctgag gttAACTGTGGAGAGGctgtcagatgctgatgttggtgTCCTGATCTCTGctctgggggaggggaagatCCTGGCTGTCATGAg gCTTCAGGATAATTCAAGTCCACcatcgtctctctctgtgtacaaAGACTCCAGAGGCCTCAG gctgGATGTAAAACCACTATTGCCTTCTATAATATGTTAG